CTTTTAAGTTTACTGTTCTGCTTTGATCAGCTCCAgtaaaactttgatttttttggataattataGTTACCTTTAGTCACTTCTACTGAAAAAAGCTgttttcttccattaaaattaTGTCAATCTTCTTATTAGTCTTCAATAAAATCTTCTTATTAGTCTTCAATAAAGGGATAACCTGATTTTTTTGGTTACCAAATCCCTggctcttttatttttatttttttgaggtgTACCATTAGTGGGTCTTCTTTTGTACTCTCAATAAAGCAGTATAATTTTTGTTCCTTCAAGTTATAAATATATACCCATGTTTTGCTTCAGGGTGTTGTTTCAGTTTTCACTGCTTTGTTTCTCTTATCTTTTTCTTGCTTTAATGCTTGGCTAAGAGGCCTGAGAGAGGGATGGAGCTTTTTTGAGATTGAATTCCAGCTTTTTTGGAAGTGAAAAAAAATGGGGTTTCAGTTTCAATTTATTCTCCTGCTGGTGACAATATGTATAACTTTGAGTGCCATGTCAGTTGATGGATCATCAGGTACTAATGATGTCTATATCTGTTTTCTTCTAAGCtgatcttttatttttatagcGGGCTGTTTTTGATCCATGCATTTGTTTGCCTTTTTTGATTgagatttttcatgaaatttgtaCTCAAAATCCATTTTAAAGATCTGGGTTATTTAAGCTAGTTTCAGTGATCAAGAACTAGGATAATGAATGATGATGTACTTTGAGCTTGTTGTGAAATTGGCACAGTTGAGAATTTAAGTAACTGATGGAATCTGCATTTCATGATCACTGAGAAAAGCCTGAATGAGTGAATTTGAAATCAGCGTGTTCACATTTCGTGATTCCTAGATAGTTTTGATTTTCAGAAGTTTATTTCCTGGGGATCTGTTGTTCTGAGGGTTTTATCATTGATAAATTGTCCGAATATTCCATGGCTCGTGGAGATTAATGATGACGGGCGACTTTGTCGTCCAAAAGCTAATAGATTGCTTTGATCTACAATCTACTACATGGTGCTCTTACATCAAATCCATCATTTcctttgaaaaaaaaacacatgTTTAGGAAAGCAAAACGATTTGTCACTAAAAAACTGACAGTAATGCGGTGCGGTGTGTCTAACTTATTTTTTGTCTCATGCTACAGTATTTAATTTCACCTCACCGttgtttttaacttattttttgtcTCATGCTACAGTATTTAATTTCACCTCACCGTTGTTTTTACACAAACAACAGGTAAACGCACCGTCTATCCAAACTCACATTAATGGAGTTTGGTATTTAGGTTCTCATTATAGCATGATATATCcattaaatatatgaatttagcAGTCATGATATAACAAATGTTGTCATCATGAGGTTCACTGACATTACTAACTTAAAGCATTTGCTTATTGATGTTGCTGCTTAATCTGCCTAAGTTTTTGTTCCATTGGTATTTTTGATGCAGTAAGAGCTTCATGGACGCCGCCAATAGTAATGCCAGCAGAAGCACCAACCATTCATCCTATCGGGCTAGGTCCACCACCATCGACGCAACCAGGTGAATGTCACAAAATGGGATTTTTGATAGACTAAGACTGCATATATCCCAATGCTTGATTTCTTTTTGGATCTTAAACACCACGGTGCTATCTATGATCTTAGAAGAAAGTTTTGCGagaaagaatatgaaagtttCCAGTTAATTCTGTTTCCATAACATCACTGTTCTTGCTGATCACGTCTAATATATTGATGATCCACAATGATTAATGTTCATTCGATCTTTTTTATACCGACGTTACAGATCCAGCACCCTCTCTGACACCAACTACTCCCAGCTTTGGCAGGACAAGAAATGGAAAGTTGGCTGCTGTCCCTTCTAGCAAAgtattccatcattcatcatcttccaTGGATCACTCTCCAACTAAAGGTGAGTGGATAATCTAGAATACCTTCCGTCTTTGGAAAAGGTAATGAAACCATCAGTAAAGGTTGTTCTCTTTGATTTGTAGCCATCCATCTGCACCATGCCTTGAAGCCTTCAAGTATTTCGGTTGCACCTACTGCACCATCTTTTGGACCCCCTGCAAAGAATTGGATGCATGGTCCTGCATCCTTACCTTTGGTCCCGTTTCATAAGCATCATCATGCAAGGAAACATTTCAGAAACTCTGCTCCTCGACCCTCCTATTCAATTCATCAACCTGCTTACAGGCAGCAAGGTTTAATTCTCTCCCTTGGTAGCCCCTAATAGTTATTTTTGAGGATTAAAactaattgatatatatatgtattcacaCTTAAAATACTTCTAAATGCACAGTTCCTCCCGTCTCTCCTTCTCAATATCCCACTCCCAGCTGGGTTTCACCTGCACCATCACCTACTGCCACGTCAAACCACTTTCATAGTATGGATCAGTTTACTTCTTTCATTTGCTTAACAATGCTTTCTTTTACTAACTTTAAACTGTTTATTAATAACTATCATATCATCTTCATGATTGTAGATATGCCCATTCTTCAACCTGCAATTTCTCCGATTGCTTCTTCCCTGAAGAAGATGAAGGCTCCGCCACCATCCATCGTTATGGCACTGCCACCTCCACCTCCTAATAAAGGTACCAAGTACCTCCTGTATGATCTATGTTTTCTGATCAAGAGAAGAAAACAAAGGTTAAATTCGATATCATTTGCAGATTGTACATCAGTGGCATGCAGTGAGCCCTTAACATATACACCTCCTGGATCACCTTGTGGTTGTGTGTGGCCAATTCAAGTTAAGCTTCAGCTTGGTGTTTCAATATACACCTTTTTTCCTTTGGTTTCAGAACTGGCTCAGGAAATTGCTGCTAGTATAAGACTAAATCACAGTCAAGTTAGGATTATGGGGGCAAATGCAGCTAGTCAGGAGCTTGAGAAAAGTACAGTCCTCATCAACTTGGTACCATGGGAAGTAAAATTTGACTATACAACAGCATTATTAATCTATAATAAGTTTTGGAGTAGACAGGTCTTCATAAAGGCCTCCCTTTTTGGTCCCTATGAAGTCGGTTATGTTCGCTATCCAGGTAATATATCTGTTTCTCCGTTCTTTTAGGTTGTTTTCTGGATAATTTCACTATCAGATGGCATGATCTGAAGACTTTTGGATGATTCCAACATGTAAAGGTCTTCCACCCTCACCGCCTGTAGCGAGTTCCAGCGTTTCTGCTATTGATGACGGGCCATTCACTGGCCATAACAATCATGGACAAGCGATAAAACCTTTAGGAGTTGATGTTCCCAAGAGGAAGAGAGAAGGGCCTACACGAAGCATGATAGCTGTGATTATTCTGTCATCCTTTTCAGCCTTTGTTGTATGCTTGGGGATCATTTGGCTTTTTCTTTGGAAATGGGGCGCTTGTGTCAATGAACCGGAACATAAACCGCAAACTACAACGTTTTCTCCACCACCACCGTCAGGTACTTCCATTATGACTGAATTCATAGAGGGTATTTCTCATAGAACATGATTCGGCTTTCAAATATAAAGCTTGTTGCCAGATTTTGTTATGAAATCAGGCTTTCTTCCTTGTTCAACTTGAATTTCCAGTTTGCTGTTCTTCTATAATCTGTCATAATTACTCCAAAGCATTATTGTTCAGACTTCATTTTGTCACAAATCATAAAATTCGAATACAACAGGGTCTACTAGAGCTGTGATGCAAGGAAGCAAGTCCAGTGCTGCATCAATGTCTATTAGTTCCGGTGGGATGACATATACAGGATTGGCAAAGAACTTCACCTTAAATGATATAGAAAGAGCGACAAATAGCTTTGATGCTTCACGGGTGATTGGCGAAGGGGGTTTCGGCATTGTCTATAGAGGCAGTTTAGATGATGGAGCTGCGGTGGCTGTTAAAGTTCTGAAGAGGGAGGATCAACATGGGGGACAAGAATTCTTGGCAGAAGTGGAGATGCTTAGCCGCCTGCACCACAGAAATCTGGTTAAACTGATTGGTATTTGCACTGAGGACAATACACGTTGTCTCATCTATGAACTTGTTCCAAATGGAAGTCTTGAATCCCATTTGCATGGTGAATGTCTTCAGCATAACTAAAATCCCCTTTCCACATTTTCCATTTGCAAGTGATTAGACTGCTTACAACAGCTTAGAGATTGTTTTAATTCTCTATCTATGTTCTCCCAGGAGCTGAGAAGGAAACTGATCCACTCGACTGGGGTGCTCGAATGAAGATTGCGCTTGGTGCAGCTCGAGGTTTAGCTTATTTACATGAAGACTCCAGCCCCCGTGTTATACACCGAGACTTCAAGTCCAGCAACATCTTGCTGGAACATGATTTTACACCAAAAGTTTCGGATTTTGGATTGGCTAGAACCGCAATAGATGAAGGGAACAAATACATCTCAACACATGTGATGGGAACCTTTGGGTATGAACTTCTGTACCATCTTTCCTGAAACAATCTTTTTCTATTTTCATGACCATTTATGATTCGATACTCGCATGCCTCATGAGAATCAGCTGtctaaattgcttaaaatgtAGTTATGTTAGTActttttcattctttctttttctacatCTAGAAGATTTGTAACTTATAAACTACTCATTTTTCAGTTACTTGGCTCCGGAGTATGCAATGACCGGTCACCTTCTTGTCAAAAGTGACGTTTATAGTTATGGGGTGGTTCTACTTGAGCTCTTAACAGGGAGGAAACCTGTGGACTTGTTACAGCCCCCGGGTCAAGAAAATCTCGTTGCATGGGCTCGTCCACTCCTTACAGACAAGGAAGGTCTGGAAATGGTCATCGATCCAGCCATAAAATCTGATATCTCACTTGATAGCATAGCAAAGGTAGCGGCAATTGCATCAATGTGCGTGCAGCCGGAAGTATCTCATCGGCCATTCATGGGTGAAGTTGTTCAAGCATTAAAACTAGTATGTAATGAATTTGATGAGAGAATGGAGGTAGAATCAAAAGCTGGCATCCAGGAGGACTTTCCTAAAACTGTAGATAGTAAACTTAGTAGACTTTCCAGTGAGCCTGTGGAAGCTTCAGATACCTATCACCCAATACCTGGCtatgattatagccatgagagcAATATACCATTGTCTTCATCGGATCTTTTAAGTATCCCACCGGGACCTGAGCTGCAGGAGCCTGGGTCATTTAGGAGGCACTCGTGTTCGGCCCCCCTAGGAACAGGAAGGAGAAGACATTTCTTGCAGAGAATAAGAAGTTTATCAAGAGGCAGCCGAAGTGAACACGGATTTTCTGTCAAATTCTGGCGAGGGTCTCGTTAAAATTTTGCTAAAACCGTTTTCATTGAAGTTGCAATAATTTCCATGGGAAATTAGAGTTTGTTTTCTTGAGTAAGAACAGGGAAATTTACAGAATCCAGACTGATGCTTTATTCTCTTACATGCATGCACCAgatgaaaagttgtgaattttgttcttttttctcTTGATATAATATGTCAGTTATGGTTTCCATCAATTCTAGGAATACCAATGATGTCTATCGAGTGTGTGTGCGTGTAAATGGAAAATACCAATGACACAACACAATATCTTAAAATAGCATTGAGTCATTGACAACTACGTAACCTGATCGTCTTATGGTTTTATGAAAATCTCATGCGACAGCCAGAGTTTATATGCAAAGAGCTTGAGTTCTTCAAGCACAGCCCTCACATGCTGGCCAACAACAATCTTCTGCGACTAAAGTTGTCATTTAATATCCTCCACGGTTAGTATTTTATAATGTtggtagcttataatattttattagatTAAATAATTGTATTGTAAAGATGTAACATTTGTATGTAAAATTATCTTATATAGATATATAACTTTATATATAACTTTATATAAAATTATCTTATAAAACAACGCAATCATGTGAAAGGGTGTCTCATTAAAAGATATATCCCTATGAAAGGTATATCATGAAAAGATACATCTATTAGATGTAAATATAAAGGACCTTTCTATTAGTCATTCTGACTATTCTGCTTAAAATATTGAGGATTTTGTTATATCTTGGATGTATTTTAAAACCTTAAGAAAGTGTTCTACACATCTCAAAgtcaatatattttaataatattattatgcaTCATTTTATCTAAATTCTTGAAATTATCAATCCATAAGTTGTATTCcaaataatatgaaaagaaatcatgcaacaaaataaataattagttcaCTTACTTGTATTGTAATCAAAGAGGAGACAACACTTATAATTTGTAGTCATAGAATAATTTTTGTTTCAACCTTGATCTTAAAGCATGCATCACGACAATAAATCACTATTCTTCCTTTGTAcatcatatataaaattatcatatgAAAGGcacattttaaaattgttatttttagtgataaaaaaaatctattgatAAATGATTGtcacaaaatcatataataatatattgataATAACAAAACAATTAATAAAAAGGTTGTTAACAACGATTAAATAACTGAATAGTAAAGTTACAATAATAGAGACCATTTAAAGTGtagattcaaaataaaaaagtgaTGATTTGGTAAAGACACCTCAACAACaattaatgtattatatatatgctTTGTTTAATGttggaattattattattttattctaagtaatattttttttttgcatggttatatatatatatgatataatgaTATATTGCTAAATTTATATGCTCTTATATTGAGTTGATAAAAAGTTTTAGAACTAAAGTTTCGAAATATCAAATGATTGCTATGTTAGTAATATTTCAGTTGAAATTATATTAGTGAGAATAATGccaacaaaaaaaagagaaagataaACATGTAAAATAGACAATTGCTAAATTTCCCGGGGCAAAGTAATCTCTTACATAAACTTTATGCACTACTACAAACACTGCTCTTCAAATGCCACCACTTGGTCTCATGTCATTATTACACATGAGCAGCTTTTCCTAGTCTTCTTCTCAAAATCTTGACTCCCATGTACCTGCAAAAATCAGAACAACCAGGTTAATTTAGCTCCAAAATCATGATTGTTTACCAGCTTTGGTCTCAACGGTTACTGCTGGTTGGCATGACTAATGAAATGTGTAGACAAAGCTAACCTGCCCATCATCAAGACAGTGCCCTGAGGATTTGTTCCAGGGGATTCATTAAATGTGGAGCCATCGACAATTCGGAGTCTGTTGGTGCCAAGAACTTTGAGGTCAGGATCCACCACTTTGCCGACGTGGCACCCTCCATGGTAATGCCAAATTGTGATCACAGTGTCTTTGCAGAACTGCTCTAGGGACTTGGTGTCATTAGTATGCTTTGGTATAAGGTTAATGTTAGCCTTGACACTCATGTTAAGAAGCTTCTCTACAGTTGGTTTGTCACACCTTGTGAAGTTTGTGAAATGTTTTGATTGTATAACCTTGGCAGCCATGCGGATCCCGTCAACGCATCGCTGCAGATCACGTGGGTGGTGGAAGTAGTTGAAGGTAACTGAAGGGTTGTCATCGATGTTGGTGTTGACCAAGTTGAGGTGCCCCGTGGAAATAGGCCTGGCAATCTTTTCCAAAATGAAACCTCCCTTGAATGCTTCATGTGGTAGGTCTCGTTTTCTTTTGATGAAAGCTTGGATCGCTTCGGGTGTCCTTTGCTTCGGAGGAATCGTAGAGAGCTGACCGATCTGGTTCAGTATAACAAAAGACAAAAACCATCAGGAATAAACCAATTCCTAATTCATGAAATTTGTGAATCGACATTGCAAGAAAGTTTACATTTATTTATCTCTTCTTAGTTAATTAATCAATAGTACTTGAGATCACCTCAGCAGACAATATTCCATGATGGCAACGAATGCTATCCTGGGACTGTCCAAATCCACTGCTGGATTCCATGTAAACCCCCATCTTGGTAATGCCTACAGTTTGAATAAGGGACTGTTCCACTGGTCGATTAGTGGGGACGAAAACCGAGTTCATCGGGTTATCAGCCATGCCTTTGCCAACAAACTCATTGCGCAGAACCATAGAAATGTTCAATTTGTCGAGTTCAGCCTTTGGTCCAATACCACTGAGCATTAGCATTTGAGGAGTTCCAATTGCACCACATGACAAAATCACTTCACTCCTCCGATTGTTTGTGAGAAATGCCTGATGCTGGTTCCCATTTTCATCCTTGAAAATCACTCCCATTGCCATTGGTCTCCTCCCTGTACcagacatcaatttttttttcatctcaTTAACAAATTAAATGATAGTAAGAAAAGGgtgtatgtatatagatatacctGTTTGATCGAATAAGACTTTTTGGACGGTGGCATATACCAAGACAGTAAGCATTTTGGGGTTTGCAGAAGCAAGCAGTTCGGCTGCAGTATGGCGACGGCCAAAGCGGTCGAAAAGGGTACCTCCAACTTTAGTTCCATGGATATGATCGTAGGTGAATCCATTATAAGGTGACACCCCAACATCCAAAAGGCTGTCCTTGAAGGCACCCTGCCATTGTGCTAGTTTAGGCTGGTGAATAATTTGCTTCTCCACCCATGGATATGACTCATTCACTAGCCTTTCATCCCAACCCACTCTCCGGATGAAACTGTAATATTCACCCAACGAACTTCAAACATCAATGCTTAATGACAAAATAGTAGggtatacataaattttgaagTATTTCAGCTAACCATTTATTACGCATATTTGTGGTTTATTTGTACTGTTGAATacccaagttaaaaaaaaagtcaactgagttccatggttaaattttttattaaaaataattaaggtcCTAATAAAAAATTGCATTCGGCCTAgttcttaaaatataaaaaaaatatcaaaatcctTAACAGATCATTAAGTGATAGTGTaacaattgataaaaaaaaaatgacatgacaattaatatattatttaacatgaAAAAACTGATATGCgacttaattgattttaattattttacaagtttTGATATCAAAACtatcataaaattaaaactatcaaaacttataaaagtagtaaaattttaaattttaaaagttctattaattttttaataatttttataattttatataatctcTACTTAGtttcaaaaactttaattttttaaatttttcataatattcataaaaaatatagaaaattattaaaaaatataatacaccttttttatttttccgtCATATATCACCATTATCAACATCCTTCGCATCGCTTTCATTCAACCAAAGTCATTTTTATCACTTACATTAAgccatcaaacaataaaaatattgtCACTCAAACCCCTTATTTAGCATCGATACAAACTTGATCACCATCAAACTTTATGCTTCTCATATTTTTTATTACTGAAACCAAAGATTTCAAACCttcaaaataacaaatatatatatatttcttttataatctTCATAACTTTTTAacaaagttataatatttttttataattttatataatttttataattttttataatatttttcatattatttttaaaatacaaattttataaattttctataattttcacaatttttaatttattatattttttataaatttaaaatttttataattttttttctatattgtataatatcttaataattttcaagtttaaatgttaaaaattcttataaaataattaaaaactcaattaagatcttaaaaaataatttaaaaaccaattAAACAGTCACGTCAACATGTTTTCATGTTAGCCCCATATCATAATTCTTTCAAACTATCACATCATCCATTTATCACTTAAAAACTCATTAAGGGTTTtgaaaaggtttgtgagttttctcttttctttttttttgtctttttagcTTAAAAAGAGTTTTTAGGGTGAAAATGAAAACGatgtttaattttttgaaatgacATCTCCTTACCACCAAAGCTTCCAAAAAAAGGAATTTGCTGACACCTGACATATTACTTTCGTGCATTGTTGATGGTACCCTACGTAACTCCTAAGACCAAATGTGTTGGAAAAATAACGAGACTCTTCTGGTGTTATTTTCAGTGTGATGGTTTAGGTTTTGGTTTTTTTacgttttattgttatttttatgctatCTATAAATAAATAGACTATTCATCTAAATAAGGTTATGCGTATAACATGCTTatgtttaatttatatatatttaaaatattgtatttgtatgcatatttttaaaataataatataattctcTAAAACTTCAAATGAAAACATTTAATTGCCTAAAAAAGATGatcataatttcttttaaagCGAAAACTAATTATTTTGAAGGAAGAACATGGGAGCTCGGATAACGGAACTATAATTGTTGGCCATTAATTCTTTGTTGAATTTGTGAGGACATGATAATTTAGATTTTCTTGAAACTTATTATAGACTGTGAACTACTTTTGACAGATTTCAATATTGCAGGACCCAATTCTACatgttatatataatattatctcttcttcttttttaatatatgtaaaaaagatGAATTGAAGAGTATAGAAGTCGACAACATACCCTGAGTTAGCTCTGGTGTAAAAGCCAGCATTGATGCAAGTGCCACCACCCAGAACCCTAGCCCTTGCATTGATGACACCATCGGTTGAAACAAAAGGTTGGGAAGCAGAGGTGGGGGACGTGTCTGCCAGGGCGATGTGGAAGTTGCTGAGGAAGGAGACATTGACGTTTGAGAAGGGAACGCCTCCTCTCTCCAACACCAGCACACTGAAGTTTTGAGACAGTGTGGCTGCTAAGGGACATCCTGCTGTGCCACCTCCCACTATTATGTAATCGTATGATGCTTCGTCTGTGTTTGATGATGAGAACGATGATGATGATGCCCAAAATGAACTCGCCCTTTTGATGAATGGGTATTTGAATTCATAATAATCACTGCCACCTGCAACAGTTGCCAGTTTTTCCAATGTATTCTCAAGTTAATTCAATCAACTATCTATGATCCAGAAATAAGGTACAGAAAAATGAGAC
The genomic region above belongs to Gossypium hirsutum isolate 1008001.06 chromosome D05, Gossypium_hirsutum_v2.1, whole genome shotgun sequence and contains:
- the LOC107906098 gene encoding receptor-like serine/threonine-protein kinase ALE2 — its product is MGFQFQFILLLVTICITLSAMSVDGSSVRASWTPPIVMPAEAPTIHPIGLGPPPSTQPDPAPSLTPTTPSFGRTRNGKLAAVPSSKVFHHSSSSMDHSPTKAIHLHHALKPSSISVAPTAPSFGPPAKNWMHGPASLPLVPFHKHHHARKHFRNSAPRPSYSIHQPAYRQQVPPVSPSQYPTPSWVSPAPSPTATSNHFHNMPILQPAISPIASSLKKMKAPPPSIVMALPPPPPNKDCTSVACSEPLTYTPPGSPCGCVWPIQVKLQLGVSIYTFFPLVSELAQEIAASIRLNHSQVRIMGANAASQELEKSTVLINLVPWEVKFDYTTALLIYNKFWSRQVFIKASLFGPYEVGYVRYPGLPPSPPVASSSVSAIDDGPFTGHNNHGQAIKPLGVDVPKRKREGPTRSMIAVIILSSFSAFVVCLGIIWLFLWKWGACVNEPEHKPQTTTFSPPPPSGSTRAVMQGSKSSAASMSISSGGMTYTGLAKNFTLNDIERATNSFDASRVIGEGGFGIVYRGSLDDGAAVAVKVLKREDQHGGQEFLAEVEMLSRLHHRNLVKLIGICTEDNTRCLIYELVPNGSLESHLHGAEKETDPLDWGARMKIALGAARGLAYLHEDSSPRVIHRDFKSSNILLEHDFTPKVSDFGLARTAIDEGNKYISTHVMGTFGYLAPEYAMTGHLLVKSDVYSYGVVLLELLTGRKPVDLLQPPGQENLVAWARPLLTDKEGLEMVIDPAIKSDISLDSIAKVAAIASMCVQPEVSHRPFMGEVVQALKLVCNEFDERMEVESKAGIQEDFPKTVDSKLSRLSSEPVEASDTYHPIPGYDYSHESNIPLSSSDLLSIPPGPELQEPGSFRRHSCSAPLGTGRRRHFLQRIRSLSRGSRSEHGFSVKFWRGSR
- the LOC107906097 gene encoding protein HOTHEAD, whose amino-acid sequence is MAAFVGALKKLSICLILWLNTLPFLQGGSDYYEFKYPFIKRASSFWASSSSFSSSNTDEASYDYIIVGGGTAGCPLAATLSQNFSVLVLERGGVPFSNVNVSFLSNFHIALADTSPTSASQPFVSTDGVINARARVLGGGTCINAGFYTRANSGFIRRVGWDERLVNESYPWVEKQIIHQPKLAQWQGAFKDSLLDVGVSPYNGFTYDHIHGTKVGGTLFDRFGRRHTAAELLASANPKMLTVLVYATVQKVLFDQTGRRPMAMGVIFKDENGNQHQAFLTNNRRSEVILSCGAIGTPQMLMLSGIGPKAELDKLNISMVLRNEFVGKGMADNPMNSVFVPTNRPVEQSLIQTVGITKMGVYMESSSGFGQSQDSIRCHHGILSAEIGQLSTIPPKQRTPEAIQAFIKRKRDLPHEAFKGGFILEKIARPISTGHLNLVNTNIDDNPSVTFNYFHHPRDLQRCVDGIRMAAKVIQSKHFTNFTRCDKPTVEKLLNMSVKANINLIPKHTNDTKSLEQFCKDTVITIWHYHGGCHVGKVVDPDLKVLGTNRLRIVDGSTFNESPGTNPQGTVLMMGRYMGVKILRRRLGKAAHV